Proteins encoded by one window of Microplitis mediator isolate UGA2020A chromosome 1, iyMicMedi2.1, whole genome shotgun sequence:
- the LOC130670438 gene encoding uncharacterized protein LOC130670438 → MLDRTQTSNRKATLILAATSASLKQNISKINLSKDTVRRTRQKHREELAKYIRESFKPDTALTIHWDSKLMKSSNFSESEDRLAILVSGQGITKLLAIPKIDGSTGINQATAVFEVISDWNLSNQVRSLCFDTTASNTGKNEGACIHLEKKLNKKMLHFACRHHILELILTAIFSSELEPAVSGPQIKLFERFKKKWPTIDKTEFEGGNIENRTKIRDFIYDQLKNQQPRDDYREFLMLSLIYLGETTGFLIYKPGAYHRARWMSKIIYCLKIYIFRGQFRLSKSELNRLKAFNDFIIEIYLKVWFLCQSPTTAPRTDLQLLKDLVQYKKKK, encoded by the coding sequence ATGTTAGACCGAACACAAACATCAAATCGTAAAGCAACACTTATTTTAGCTGCAACATCCGCAtctttaaaacaaaatatatcaaaGATTAATCTAAGTAAAGATACAGTTCGTCGAACGCGCCAAAAACACCGAGAAGAACTAGCGAAATATATAAGAGAGTCTTTCAAACCCGATACAGCTCTCACAATACACTGGGACTCTAAATTGAtgaaaagttcaaatttctccGAATCTGAGGATAGATTGGCTATATTGGTTTCAGGGCAAGGAATAACTAAGCTTTTGGCTATTCCTAAAATTGATGGATCAACAGGAATTAATCAAGCTACGGCTGTTTTTGAAGTAATCTCTGACTGGAATTTAAGTAATCAAGTTCGATCATTGTGTTTCGATACGACTGCCAGTAATACAGGAAAAAATGAAGGAGCTTGTAttcatttagaaaaaaaattgaataaaaaaatgcttcACTTTGCTTGCAGGCATCATATtctagaattaattttaactgcaatATTTTCGTCAGAGTTGGAACCAGCAGTTAGTGGTCctcaaataaaattgtttgaacGCTTTAAAAAGAAATGGCCGACAATAGATAAAACTGAATTTGAAGGTGGAAATATAGAAAACAGAACTAAAATTagagattttatttatgaccaattaaaaaatcaacaacCTAGAGACGACTACagggaatttttaatgttatcGTTGATTTATCTTGGTGAAACTACAGGTTTTCTGATATATAAACCGGGTGCTTACCACAGAGCTAGATGGATGAGCAAAATAATATActgtttgaaaatatatatttttcgcgGACAATTTCGGTTATCTAAATCTGAGTTAAATAGGCTCAAAGCGTTCAATGACTTCattattgaaatatatttgaaagttTGGTTCCTTTGTCAAAGTCCTACAACAGCACCAAGAACTGATTTACAGTTATTAAAAGACCTCGTgcagtacaaaaaaaaaaaataa